One genomic segment of Arthrobacter sp. JZ12 includes these proteins:
- a CDS encoding DEAD/DEAH box helicase, whose amino-acid sequence MSNNALFGTGPALPPAYPERAAWGTAPKLRQWQAEALEKYFANSPQDFLAVATPGAGKTTFALRVATELVDRRIVNRIVVVAPTDHLKRQWADAAARVGLSIDPNFKNADGRHGEGFIGVAVTYAQVASKPMLHRAKTEAAKTLVILDEIHHGGDALSWGDGIREAFEPATRRLALTGTPFRSDTAAIPFVEYVEDGDGIRRSQSDYTYGYGDALRDHVVRPVIFMAYSGQMRWRTSAGEEMAASLGEAAVTKDITAQAWRTALNPNGEWIPAVLKAADRRLTEVRRAVPDAGGLVIATDHEDARAYAGQLRKITGESPTVILSDDAKASGKIEEFSAGESRWMVAVRMVSEGVDVPRLAVGVYATSTATPLFFAQAVGRFVRARRRGETASVFLPSVPNLMALANQLEVERDHALDRPDNGEDGFAPEEALMEAANREEKASGELTKQKFEALESQAAFDRVLFDGGEFGTGGEMGSEEELDFLGIPGLLDADQVGVLLRQRQQEQQSRRRRPAAAAAHEPAAPDVVDHRQLTELRGQLAKNVSAWSARSGMPHGVVHTELRKACGGPAVAQANEEQLRRRLKKLQDWFIGRT is encoded by the coding sequence GTGAGCAACAATGCACTGTTCGGCACTGGTCCCGCGCTGCCTCCTGCCTACCCCGAGCGTGCGGCCTGGGGCACCGCACCGAAGCTGCGTCAGTGGCAGGCGGAAGCGCTCGAGAAGTACTTTGCCAACTCGCCCCAGGACTTCCTCGCAGTTGCTACTCCGGGCGCGGGAAAGACTACTTTCGCGCTTCGGGTCGCCACGGAATTGGTGGACCGCAGGATCGTCAACCGCATCGTCGTCGTCGCTCCCACCGACCACCTGAAGCGGCAGTGGGCGGACGCGGCAGCGCGGGTGGGGCTCTCCATCGATCCCAACTTCAAGAACGCCGACGGCCGCCACGGAGAAGGCTTCATCGGCGTCGCCGTAACGTATGCCCAGGTGGCCAGCAAGCCGATGCTGCACCGGGCCAAAACCGAGGCGGCCAAGACACTGGTGATCCTGGACGAGATCCACCACGGCGGTGATGCGCTTTCGTGGGGTGATGGCATCCGTGAAGCGTTCGAGCCTGCAACCCGGCGGCTCGCGTTGACCGGTACCCCGTTCCGATCGGACACCGCGGCCATTCCGTTCGTGGAGTATGTGGAGGACGGCGACGGCATCCGCCGCTCACAGTCGGACTATACCTACGGCTACGGTGACGCGCTCCGGGACCACGTGGTGCGACCGGTTATCTTCATGGCCTACTCCGGACAGATGCGCTGGCGCACCAGTGCCGGCGAGGAAATGGCCGCCTCCCTCGGCGAGGCGGCGGTGACCAAGGACATCACGGCGCAGGCCTGGCGGACCGCCCTAAATCCCAACGGCGAGTGGATTCCGGCGGTGTTGAAAGCTGCCGACCGGCGCCTGACGGAGGTGCGCCGCGCCGTGCCCGACGCCGGTGGCCTGGTTATCGCGACCGATCACGAGGACGCCCGGGCGTACGCCGGCCAGCTGCGCAAGATCACGGGGGAGTCGCCCACCGTGATTCTCTCCGACGATGCCAAGGCGTCGGGCAAGATCGAGGAGTTCTCCGCGGGTGAATCCCGCTGGATGGTCGCAGTCCGCATGGTGTCCGAGGGCGTCGACGTTCCGCGACTGGCCGTCGGCGTATACGCAACCTCCACCGCCACCCCGCTGTTCTTCGCGCAGGCTGTAGGCCGCTTTGTCCGTGCCCGACGCCGAGGTGAGACTGCGTCCGTCTTCCTTCCGTCCGTGCCCAACCTCATGGCGCTTGCCAATCAGCTTGAGGTGGAGCGCGACCACGCGCTTGACCGGCCCGATAACGGCGAGGACGGGTTCGCTCCGGAAGAGGCGCTGATGGAGGCGGCCAACCGCGAGGAAAAAGCCTCCGGCGAGCTGACCAAACAAAAGTTCGAGGCGCTGGAGTCGCAGGCGGCGTTCGACCGCGTTCTCTTCGACGGCGGCGAGTTCGGTACCGGCGGCGAGATGGGCAGCGAGGAGGAACTGGACTTCCTCGGTATCCCCGGCCTGCTCGACGCGGATCAGGTTGGCGTGCTCCTGCGGCAGCGCCAGCAGGAGCAGCAGTCACGACGACGGCGCCCTGCCGCCGCCGCAGCGCACGAACCGGCTGCACCGGATGTGGTGGACCACCGCCAGCTCACGGAGCTGCGCGGCCAGCTGGCGAAGAATGTCTCGGCCTGGTCTGCGCGCTCAGGCATGCCGCACGGCGTGGTGCACACCGAACTCCGCAAGGCTTGCGGGGGTCCCGCCGTCGCCCAGGCAAACGAGGAACAACTGCGGCGGAGGCTGAAGAAGCTGCAGGACTGGTTCATCGGCCGTACCTGA
- a CDS encoding DUF1540 domain-containing protein yields the protein MTVTAQVHDCTITNCSFNDHTECHAGAITVAGGENHAACATFIDTGISGGLPKVVASIGACQRAECVHNDHLMCHAPEVRVGPGADNADCLTYEHRSA from the coding sequence ATGACTGTTACTGCACAGGTGCATGACTGCACCATCACGAACTGCTCCTTCAACGACCACACCGAGTGCCATGCCGGAGCGATCACCGTGGCCGGCGGTGAAAACCATGCGGCATGCGCCACCTTCATCGATACCGGGATTTCGGGCGGCCTGCCCAAGGTTGTTGCCAGTATCGGCGCCTGCCAACGTGCCGAGTGCGTCCATAACGACCACTTGATGTGCCACGCTCCCGAGGTGCGGGTAGGACCCGGCGCCGACAACGCAGACTGCCTCACTTACGAGCACCGCTCGGCCTAG
- a CDS encoding MFS transporter produces MPHKDAEVGGGALSAPLRPLTIGVIAIITCAAFEAMAVVTAMPSVAAELNGVASYGLAFSMYLTASLLGSVLGGSWCDQRGPRPALAAGLALMVLGLAVSGSAPEFWIMTLGRAVSGLGGGFMIVAVYVIIAQCYPQRLQPVVFGWLAAAWVVPSLVGPYVAGALAEQASWRWVFLGVAPVVAAAFLLVWPSTSGLKTERAASGVDGAVRRNALTGVLLAGGVFAAQFALTRLAVGGINNPAYSVFLVVLGAVGFGAAAVAFPRLLPPGTLRLARGLPSVIATRGLLTVAFFGAEAFVPLMLVSSRGLDASTAGLTLSAAAIGWSLGSFIQAKVRFQRQWLLVIGSVLLSVSIGGLALSAAAEVPFWMIVAVWSCAGLAMGMALSSTSVLVLKLSAPEEQGRNSASLQLSDQLGGVIGTAGAGGLFALLREPGATGQLSVFAVMWLVLGLFAVIGIAAGFRAARGAHASGMVSSLGTGKVPSQEP; encoded by the coding sequence ATGCCGCACAAGGATGCCGAGGTGGGAGGCGGAGCACTTTCCGCTCCGCTGCGTCCGCTGACAATAGGCGTCATCGCCATCATCACCTGCGCGGCCTTCGAGGCAATGGCAGTCGTCACGGCGATGCCGTCCGTCGCTGCCGAACTGAACGGTGTGGCCAGCTATGGCCTGGCTTTCTCGATGTATCTCACGGCCTCGCTGCTCGGCAGCGTCCTTGGTGGGTCATGGTGCGATCAGAGGGGGCCGCGTCCTGCCCTGGCCGCAGGGCTGGCCTTGATGGTGCTCGGCCTGGCGGTATCGGGCAGTGCGCCGGAATTCTGGATCATGACTCTCGGGCGCGCCGTCTCGGGTCTGGGCGGCGGTTTTATGATCGTCGCGGTCTACGTGATCATCGCCCAGTGCTATCCGCAGCGACTCCAACCGGTGGTGTTCGGCTGGTTGGCGGCGGCCTGGGTGGTACCGTCGCTCGTCGGACCCTATGTCGCAGGGGCGCTCGCCGAACAGGCAAGCTGGCGCTGGGTGTTCCTGGGGGTGGCTCCGGTGGTTGCCGCCGCCTTCCTCCTTGTCTGGCCAAGTACCTCGGGGCTCAAGACCGAGCGTGCCGCTTCGGGTGTTGACGGCGCAGTACGGAGGAACGCCCTGACCGGGGTCCTGCTCGCGGGTGGAGTCTTCGCAGCGCAGTTTGCCCTGACCCGGCTCGCCGTGGGCGGCATCAATAATCCTGCCTACAGCGTCTTTCTTGTCGTACTGGGGGCGGTGGGGTTCGGCGCGGCCGCGGTGGCTTTCCCCCGACTCCTGCCTCCCGGTACGCTGCGACTGGCCCGCGGACTGCCGAGCGTCATCGCGACCCGGGGCCTCCTCACCGTTGCCTTTTTCGGGGCTGAGGCCTTCGTGCCTTTGATGCTGGTCTCAAGCCGTGGGCTCGATGCTTCCACTGCGGGGTTGACCCTGAGTGCAGCGGCAATCGGTTGGAGCCTCGGCTCCTTCATTCAGGCGAAGGTGCGTTTCCAGCGCCAGTGGTTGCTGGTGATCGGTTCGGTGCTGCTCTCGGTCAGCATCGGCGGTCTGGCGCTCAGCGCGGCTGCGGAGGTGCCGTTCTGGATGATCGTTGCGGTGTGGAGTTGTGCCGGTCTCGCTATGGGGATGGCGCTCTCGAGCACTTCGGTGCTGGTACTGAAGCTTTCTGCTCCGGAGGAACAGGGCAGGAACTCGGCCTCGCTACAACTGTCGGACCAGCTTGGTGGGGTAATTGGTACTGCCGGTGCCGGCGGTCTCTTCGCCCTGCTGCGCGAGCCGGGTGCGACCGGCCAATTGTCCGTCTTCGCAGTGATGTGGCTGGTACTGGGACTGTTCGCGGTTATCGGTATAGCGGCCGGATTCAGGGCCGCCCGCGGCGCTCATGCATCGGGCATGGTTTCGTCCCTGGGCACAGGAAAGGTGCCGTCCCAGGAACCTTAG
- a CDS encoding DUF3039 domain-containing protein: MSTPADPFDNSPYGSPDDSGTSTATIEREELREELEPGDRERFAHYVRKEKIMESALSGEPVIALCGKVWTPGRDPEKFPVCPTCKEIYNSMRPGDES, translated from the coding sequence ATGAGTACGCCCGCAGATCCCTTTGACAACAGCCCGTACGGCTCGCCGGACGATTCAGGCACCTCCACGGCCACCATCGAGCGCGAGGAACTGCGCGAGGAACTCGAGCCGGGTGACCGGGAGCGTTTTGCACACTACGTCCGCAAAGAGAAGATCATGGAGTCCGCCCTTTCGGGGGAACCTGTCATCGCCTTGTGCGGCAAGGTGTGGACTCCCGGCAGGGATCCCGAGAAGTTCCCGGTTTGCCCCACGTGCAAGGAAATCTACAATTCCATGCGGCCCGGGGATGAATCCTAG
- a CDS encoding transporter, with the protein MVAHLLRLKLTLLRNSLRRSTWQLVGVVLGGLYGLGVLGTIIAGLVALGFAEFELVRTIVILGGSAAVLGWLVIPLVASGVDMTLDPARFVTYAVPMRQLMAGLALGGVIGIPGIATLLAFLALAITWIRYPAAAVAALICAVCAVLLCVVGSRLITTAGASLASSRRFKDVSSLIAIVPLVLLGPIFAGIVNGFRDSPDYAHTLAAVLGWTPLGVFLAIPADLAAGAPLQALARFGIGIATIAVLALLWQKSLSHALVTPPFNSVSRKGAGNLGLFGRLPATPTGAVAARALTYWIRDPRYAASIIVVPLLPVLFWFVGGEAGNFALLNYVGPIIAFMLAWSISADISYDNTAFWMHLSTGVRGRDDRLGRAAALLLFATPVVLIATVVPLLLTNSAADLPMMLGLGIGALLTGTGLSSVTSARYTYNVPLPGESPFKTPPGTGFSMLVIQLLGWVVQFALLLPEIALAVAYLVTGNAAFGWATLAAGAVLGAAAFIGGVRIGGAWYDKRAPELLQAVSVNK; encoded by the coding sequence ATGGTTGCGCACCTTCTGAGGCTGAAGCTGACGCTGCTGCGCAACTCCCTGAGGCGTAGCACCTGGCAGCTTGTGGGTGTCGTCCTCGGTGGGCTCTATGGACTGGGCGTCCTCGGCACAATCATCGCTGGGCTGGTCGCACTTGGCTTCGCCGAGTTCGAGCTCGTCCGAACCATTGTGATCCTCGGCGGATCTGCCGCCGTCCTTGGCTGGCTGGTCATTCCGCTGGTCGCCTCCGGCGTGGACATGACACTGGACCCCGCCCGGTTCGTCACCTACGCCGTTCCGATGCGCCAGCTTATGGCGGGGCTGGCGCTGGGCGGCGTCATCGGCATCCCGGGTATCGCAACCCTGCTCGCATTTCTTGCGCTGGCAATCACCTGGATCCGCTATCCGGCGGCTGCTGTCGCCGCCCTGATCTGTGCAGTCTGCGCCGTGCTGCTCTGCGTTGTGGGTTCGCGGCTGATTACGACGGCGGGCGCGTCGCTTGCCTCGTCCCGCCGGTTCAAGGACGTCAGTTCGCTGATCGCGATCGTTCCCCTGGTGCTGCTGGGTCCGATTTTCGCCGGCATCGTGAACGGCTTCCGCGACTCGCCTGACTACGCGCACACCCTGGCTGCGGTCCTTGGCTGGACGCCCCTGGGCGTATTCCTCGCAATCCCCGCCGACCTTGCCGCGGGCGCCCCGCTCCAGGCACTTGCCCGATTCGGGATCGGGATCGCGACCATCGCCGTCCTCGCCCTGCTGTGGCAGAAGAGCCTGAGCCACGCGCTCGTCACCCCGCCGTTCAATTCGGTCAGCAGGAAGGGCGCAGGAAACCTCGGCCTGTTCGGCCGCCTGCCGGCAACTCCCACCGGAGCTGTTGCAGCCCGTGCGCTCACCTACTGGATCCGCGACCCCCGCTATGCGGCGTCCATCATTGTTGTCCCGCTGCTTCCCGTCCTCTTCTGGTTCGTCGGCGGAGAGGCCGGGAACTTCGCCCTGCTCAACTACGTCGGACCGATCATTGCCTTCATGCTCGCCTGGTCCATCTCGGCCGACATCTCCTATGACAACACGGCTTTTTGGATGCACCTATCGACCGGGGTCCGGGGCAGGGACGATCGTCTCGGCAGGGCAGCGGCACTGCTGCTGTTTGCTACTCCGGTGGTCTTGATCGCCACCGTTGTTCCGCTGCTGCTGACCAATTCTGCCGCCGACCTGCCTATGATGCTCGGGCTGGGCATCGGGGCGCTCCTGACCGGGACAGGCTTGTCGAGTGTGACCTCCGCGCGCTACACCTACAACGTACCGCTGCCCGGAGAGAGCCCGTTCAAGACACCGCCGGGCACCGGATTCTCCATGCTTGTTATCCAGCTTCTGGGCTGGGTGGTTCAGTTCGCCCTGCTGCTGCCGGAGATCGCCCTGGCTGTGGCGTACCTCGTCACTGGAAATGCTGCCTTCGGGTGGGCCACCCTTGCGGCCGGGGCGGTTCTGGGAGCGGCCGCTTTCATCGGTGGTGTCCGAATTGGGGGTGCCTGGTATGACAAGCGGGCACCGGAGCTGCTGCAGGCCGTCAGTGTCAACAAGTAG
- a CDS encoding ABC transporter ATP-binding protein, whose translation MTSQRVPSPPPAPEPAPGQSADAGSTSAPALALRGLAKRFGAKIAVNGVDLDVPAGSFYGLVGPNGAGKTTTLSMATGLLRPDYGQAWVHGVDVWQRPLEAKKLMGILPDGVRLFDRLTGEQLVTYAGLLRGMDRDKVAGRVADLLRALDLASDAGTLVVDYSAGMTKKIALASALVHAPKLLVLDEPFESVDPVSAANIRDILGSYVQSGGTVIVSSHVMDLVQRMCDHVAVIAAGSVLAAGTVDAVRGDASLEDRFVELVGGRNTAEGLSWLRTF comes from the coding sequence ATGACCTCCCAGCGCGTTCCCTCCCCTCCGCCTGCCCCGGAGCCTGCTCCAGGGCAGTCCGCTGACGCCGGCTCCACTTCGGCTCCGGCCCTCGCGCTGCGCGGGCTTGCCAAGCGCTTCGGCGCCAAGATTGCCGTGAACGGGGTTGACCTCGACGTTCCGGCAGGATCGTTCTACGGTCTGGTTGGACCGAACGGAGCCGGCAAGACCACAACGCTGTCCATGGCCACCGGTCTGCTGCGCCCCGATTACGGGCAGGCGTGGGTTCACGGCGTTGATGTCTGGCAGCGTCCGCTTGAGGCGAAGAAGCTGATGGGCATCCTCCCGGACGGAGTGCGGCTCTTCGACCGCCTGACGGGGGAGCAGCTCGTCACTTATGCCGGTCTGCTGCGCGGAATGGACCGGGACAAAGTGGCGGGACGGGTTGCGGATCTGCTCCGCGCGCTGGACCTTGCCAGTGATGCCGGAACGCTCGTGGTGGACTACTCGGCCGGCATGACGAAGAAGATCGCCCTTGCATCGGCACTGGTGCACGCTCCGAAGCTGCTGGTCCTGGATGAGCCCTTCGAGTCGGTTGACCCGGTCTCCGCCGCGAACATCCGTGACATCCTGGGCAGCTACGTGCAGTCCGGCGGGACGGTCATCGTGTCCAGTCATGTCATGGATCTTGTGCAGCGGATGTGCGACCACGTCGCCGTCATCGCTGCCGGATCTGTCCTTGCTGCAGGAACGGTGGACGCCGTCCGCGGGGATGCCAGCCTGGAGGACCGCTTTGTGGAGCTCGTGGGCGGAAGGAATACTGCAGAAGGACTGTCATGGTTGCGCACCTTCTGA
- a CDS encoding NADH:flavin oxidoreductase/NADH oxidase, producing MGVSGAGLFEPISLRSLLLAHRGWVAAMCQYSADEVNAPGVPHDWHLMHLGQFAAGGAALIITEATAVNPAGMISPRDTGLYNDEQVAAWRRITTFVHRHGAADAKIGVQLAHAGRKASTWWPFSGHRGSVPVEDGGWQAVGPTDEPFGDYAVPRAMTEEEILSTIGDFRNSARRAVDAGFDTVEIHAAHGYLLHEFLSPLVNTRTDRWGGTEENRFRFTLEVIDAVRAELPDAMPLLLRISATDWTEGGLDGAASARLAALAKGRGVDLVDVSSGGAVPDAVIPVAPGYQVDLAAQVRREGGVPTGAVGLLDDPAAADRVIRNGSADAVLIARAALRDPHWWLRAAQELDVDLAWAPQYERAGGF from the coding sequence ATGGGTGTTAGCGGCGCGGGACTCTTTGAACCCATTTCACTGCGATCCCTTCTCCTGGCTCATCGCGGTTGGGTGGCGGCGATGTGCCAGTACTCAGCGGATGAGGTCAACGCGCCGGGTGTGCCTCACGACTGGCACCTCATGCACCTGGGACAGTTCGCAGCCGGGGGAGCGGCATTGATCATCACCGAGGCAACCGCGGTTAATCCGGCGGGAATGATCAGCCCGCGTGACACCGGGCTGTACAACGACGAGCAGGTTGCCGCCTGGCGCAGGATCACCACCTTTGTCCATCGGCACGGCGCGGCCGACGCCAAGATCGGGGTCCAGCTCGCCCATGCCGGACGCAAGGCGTCGACCTGGTGGCCCTTCAGCGGGCACCGTGGTTCCGTCCCGGTCGAGGATGGGGGATGGCAGGCTGTCGGCCCCACCGACGAGCCCTTCGGCGACTACGCCGTGCCGCGTGCGATGACTGAGGAAGAAATCCTGTCCACCATCGGGGATTTCCGAAACTCTGCACGAAGGGCTGTGGATGCCGGTTTCGACACCGTGGAGATTCACGCGGCCCACGGTTACCTGCTTCACGAATTTCTGAGTCCCCTCGTGAACACCCGTACTGACCGCTGGGGCGGGACTGAGGAGAACCGCTTCCGCTTCACCCTTGAGGTGATTGACGCAGTGCGTGCTGAATTGCCTGACGCCATGCCGCTGTTGCTGAGGATCTCGGCAACCGACTGGACCGAAGGCGGCCTTGACGGGGCAGCTTCTGCCCGGCTTGCCGCGCTAGCGAAAGGCCGTGGGGTGGACCTCGTCGACGTTTCCTCAGGCGGTGCCGTACCGGATGCAGTGATTCCGGTGGCGCCCGGATACCAGGTGGACCTCGCTGCTCAGGTGCGGCGGGAGGGCGGAGTGCCAACGGGCGCAGTAGGGCTGCTTGACGATCCCGCCGCGGCTGACCGTGTGATTCGGAACGGAAGTGCGGATGCGGTGCTGATCGCGCGTGCTGCCCTTCGCGACCCGCATTGGTGGCTGCGTGCCGCGCAGGAGTTGGATGTGGATCTGGCCTGGGCCCCGCAGTACGAGCGCGCCGGCGGGTTCTGA
- a CDS encoding tetratricopeptide repeat protein, whose protein sequence is MTTPNTPGGAAPSSMNLRGAVDLSTLKARAQSRETPGAGPGGPASAGGGSPFIVDVTEQVFPQLVQLSAQVPVIVAIGASWSEQSAQVLAVLEALAVEQAGRILLARVDFDGQPGVAQAFGAQGVPTVVGILKGQPVPLFEGVLAEPQVRSYLEELLKVAQANGVTGSLNNDAQGAGAQEPADQPLPPLHQEAFDAIEAGDYAAAAAAYRKALAEQPADQDAKAGLAQVELMERLRTADATAVRTAAAESPDSVEAQLAVADLDLSGGHVEDAFARLTGFIARSSGEDRETARVRLLELFDIVGPTDPRVNKARSALARALF, encoded by the coding sequence ATGACCACTCCCAACACGCCAGGCGGTGCTGCGCCGTCGTCGATGAATCTTCGCGGTGCCGTTGACCTTTCCACGCTCAAGGCGCGGGCACAGTCCAGGGAAACGCCCGGTGCCGGTCCGGGCGGGCCTGCTTCCGCCGGCGGCGGCAGCCCATTCATCGTGGATGTTACCGAGCAGGTCTTTCCCCAGTTGGTTCAGCTTTCGGCCCAGGTGCCTGTCATCGTTGCGATCGGTGCTTCATGGAGTGAGCAGTCCGCGCAGGTTCTCGCCGTGCTGGAAGCCCTCGCGGTGGAGCAGGCCGGACGCATCCTGCTTGCCCGCGTGGACTTCGACGGGCAGCCCGGTGTTGCCCAGGCCTTCGGCGCACAGGGAGTGCCTACTGTGGTCGGCATCCTGAAAGGCCAGCCCGTTCCGCTGTTCGAGGGCGTCCTGGCTGAACCGCAGGTCCGTTCGTATCTGGAGGAACTCCTCAAGGTGGCCCAGGCCAACGGGGTGACCGGGTCGCTTAACAATGACGCGCAGGGAGCCGGAGCGCAGGAGCCGGCGGACCAACCGCTGCCGCCGTTGCACCAGGAAGCTTTCGATGCCATCGAGGCCGGAGACTATGCAGCCGCCGCCGCTGCTTACCGGAAGGCCCTGGCCGAACAGCCGGCCGACCAGGATGCCAAGGCCGGTCTCGCGCAGGTTGAACTGATGGAGCGGTTGCGGACGGCCGACGCCACTGCAGTACGCACCGCGGCGGCCGAGTCGCCGGACTCCGTTGAGGCGCAGTTGGCAGTAGCCGACCTGGATCTCTCCGGCGGTCACGTAGAAGACGCCTTTGCCAGGCTGACGGGCTTCATCGCGCGCTCATCCGGCGAAGACCGGGAGACCGCGCGGGTACGCCTTCTCGAGCTGTTCGACATCGTGGGCCCCACCGACCCCCGGGTCAACAAGGCACGCAGCGCCCTCGCGCGGGCGCTCTTCTGA
- a CDS encoding AI-2E family transporter: MSEHEDVPISEPLPRPATSASQPTGEPPAGAPDSRQAHRRHGLGLAMARLRQIVPVAQPRPRFEFPPERYDTIPVDESVNISDERLKFGGGQPRSMRQHPIHFGFMASVGAGLALLAYFMITNVGQLLVWIGAALFIALGLDPIVRWLEDRRVPRPAGIMLALLLLVGIITGFFATLIPTIISQTSQLAERAPGYVQDFLNSEFFITVDAQFEVRERVTEEVNRFFADSEAVGGIFGGVLGVGTVILNSLFGVLIILVLTLYFLASLPAMKKWAYRLAPRSRRPRVEKLAEEITRSVGNYVIGQACVALINASFAFIFMSIAQVPFSVLLAFIVAMLAFIPLVGGVIAAVVVSLVALTVSWQTAALFAVLYVAYLQVEAYFISPRIMQKAVAVPGAVAVIAVIAGGSLLGVLGALIAIPLAAGAMLLLKEVFIARQDSQ, from the coding sequence GTGAGTGAACACGAGGACGTGCCGATCAGCGAGCCCCTTCCTCGCCCGGCGACGTCGGCAAGCCAACCGACGGGAGAACCGCCGGCCGGTGCGCCTGATTCGCGTCAGGCACACCGCAGGCACGGCTTGGGACTGGCGATGGCGCGTCTGCGCCAGATTGTCCCCGTCGCCCAGCCCCGCCCGCGCTTCGAGTTTCCGCCCGAGCGCTACGACACTATCCCCGTCGACGAGTCCGTGAATATCAGCGACGAACGGCTGAAGTTCGGCGGAGGGCAGCCGCGTTCGATGCGGCAGCACCCGATCCATTTCGGATTCATGGCAAGCGTCGGCGCGGGCCTGGCCCTGCTCGCCTACTTCATGATCACCAATGTGGGACAGCTCCTGGTCTGGATCGGCGCAGCGCTGTTCATCGCGCTGGGGCTCGATCCGATCGTTCGCTGGCTCGAGGACCGCCGTGTTCCGCGTCCGGCTGGCATCATGCTCGCCCTGCTGCTCCTGGTCGGCATAATCACCGGCTTCTTTGCCACCCTCATCCCGACGATAATCTCGCAGACCTCGCAGCTGGCCGAGCGCGCACCCGGGTACGTGCAGGACTTCCTCAACTCCGAGTTCTTCATCACCGTGGATGCGCAGTTCGAAGTGCGCGAACGCGTCACGGAGGAGGTCAACAGGTTCTTCGCCGACTCGGAGGCGGTCGGTGGCATCTTCGGAGGGGTACTCGGCGTCGGAACGGTAATACTCAACAGCCTGTTCGGGGTCCTGATCATCCTCGTGCTGACCCTGTATTTCCTGGCGTCCCTGCCCGCCATGAAGAAGTGGGCCTACCGCCTGGCGCCGCGGTCCCGCCGGCCGCGCGTGGAGAAGCTGGCCGAGGAAATTACCCGAAGCGTGGGCAACTACGTGATCGGACAGGCCTGCGTCGCCCTGATCAACGCGTCCTTCGCGTTCATCTTCATGTCGATTGCCCAGGTGCCGTTCTCGGTCCTGCTCGCTTTCATCGTCGCGATGCTGGCCTTCATACCGCTGGTCGGCGGGGTGATCGCCGCCGTCGTCGTCAGCCTGGTGGCCCTGACGGTCAGCTGGCAGACCGCCGCGCTGTTCGCGGTGCTGTACGTCGCCTACCTGCAGGTCGAGGCCTATTTCATCTCACCGCGCATCATGCAGAAGGCAGTGGCGGTCCCCGGAGCCGTGGCGGTGATTGCAGTCATTGCCGGCGGAAGCCTGCTGGGCGTGCTCGGCGCGCTTATCGCGATTCCGCTTGCCGCCGGCGCAATGCTGCTCCTGAAGGAAGTCTTCATCGCCCGCCAGGACAGTCAATGA
- a CDS encoding alpha/beta hydrolase, whose amino-acid sequence MTTSAPAYQFTDSTEPAEIRATTVLPAERRNIELITTDGMKLVGEFAAPEGRTPAATLVTLHPLPTAGGFMDSHIYRKASFRLPALADIAVLRFNTRGTCSPRGCSEGEFDGGGLERHDVEAAVQWAVNEGLTNIWLVGWSFGTELCLKYGAREPVAELIEGAVLLSPPLHRAVDADLDSWAEAGLPLHVLVPEHDDYLRPAEAAERFARIPQADVVGVDGAKHLWVGEKYVSRVLDEIAGVVLGRQTQLPTQWDGPTARAD is encoded by the coding sequence ATGACGACTTCAGCCCCCGCATACCAGTTCACCGACAGCACAGAACCAGCAGAAATCCGTGCCACTACGGTCCTGCCCGCCGAAAGGCGCAACATCGAACTGATAACCACGGACGGCATGAAACTCGTGGGTGAATTTGCTGCTCCGGAAGGCAGGACCCCGGCTGCTACGCTGGTTACCCTGCATCCGCTGCCTACCGCCGGCGGATTCATGGACTCGCACATCTACCGCAAGGCATCCTTCCGTCTTCCGGCCCTGGCGGACATCGCGGTCCTTCGGTTCAACACGCGCGGAACGTGCTCGCCGCGCGGCTGCAGCGAGGGAGAGTTCGACGGCGGTGGGCTGGAGAGACACGACGTCGAAGCTGCCGTGCAGTGGGCGGTCAACGAGGGCCTTACGAACATCTGGCTGGTTGGATGGAGCTTCGGCACGGAACTGTGCCTGAAGTACGGAGCGCGCGAGCCGGTCGCCGAGCTCATCGAGGGTGCCGTCCTGCTGTCCCCGCCGCTGCACCGGGCGGTCGATGCGGATCTTGACTCATGGGCTGAAGCGGGATTGCCCCTGCATGTCCTCGTTCCTGAGCACGACGACTACCTCCGGCCCGCCGAGGCGGCCGAGCGGTTCGCCCGGATACCGCAGGCCGACGTCGTCGGCGTTGACGGTGCCAAGCACCTCTGGGTGGGGGAGAAGTACGTGAGCCGGGTGCTGGACGAGATTGCCGGCGTCGTGCTCGGCAGGCAGACGCAGCTGCCCACCCAGTGGGATGGGCCGACGGCGCGCGCCGACTAG